The Ruminococcus bovis genome includes a region encoding these proteins:
- the rpsL gene encoding 30S ribosomal protein S12 codes for MPTFNQLVRKGREVTEKKAKAPALLKGWNSQKRQATDNASPQKRGVCTKVSTATPKKPNSALRKIARVRLSNGIEVSSYIPGVGHNLQEHSVVLIRGGRVKDLPGVRYHIVRGTLDAQGVANRNQARSKYGAKRPKAGK; via the coding sequence ATGCCTACATTTAACCAGCTTGTTCGCAAGGGTAGAGAAGTTACTGAAAAGAAGGCAAAGGCACCTGCTCTTTTAAAGGGTTGGAACTCACAGAAGAGACAGGCTACTGATAATGCTTCCCCACAAAAGAGAGGCGTATGTACTAAAGTGTCAACTGCTACACCAAAGAAGCCTAACTCAGCTCTTAGAAAGATTGCCAGAGTAAGACTTTCAAACGGTATTGAAGTTAGTTCTTATATCCCTGGTGTTGGTCATAACCTACAGGAACACTCAGTTGTTCTTATCCGTGGTGGCCGTGTAAAAGACTTACCTGGTGTACGTTACCATATCGTTCGTGGCACACTTGATGCTCAGGGCGTTGCTAACAGAAATCAGGCTCGTTCAAAGTATGGCGCAAAGCGCCCAAAAGCAGGTAAATAA
- the rpsG gene encoding 30S ribosomal protein S7: MPRRGSIAKRDVLPDPMYNSKLVTRLINNIMLDGKKGVAQKIVYGAFDIIQEKTGNDPLETFENAMENVMPVLEVKARRVGGATYQVPMEVRAERRQTLGLRWITAYSRQRSERTMKERLAGEILDAINSTGGAFKKREDTHKMAEANKAFAHYRW, from the coding sequence GTGCCAAGAAGAGGCTCAATCGCAAAACGTGATGTTTTGCCAGACCCAATGTATAATTCAAAACTAGTTACTCGTCTAATCAACAACATTATGCTTGATGGTAAGAAGGGTGTTGCTCAAAAAATCGTTTACGGTGCATTCGACATCATCCAGGAAAAGACAGGTAACGATCCACTAGAAACATTCGAGAACGCAATGGAAAATGTTATGCCGGTTCTTGAAGTTAAAGCTCGTCGTGTAGGTGGTGCAACTTACCAAGTACCTATGGAAGTTAGAGCAGAAAGAAGACAGACTCTAGGTCTTCGTTGGATCACAGCATATTCAAGACAGCGTTCAGAAAGAACAATGAAAGAAAGACTTGCTGGTGAAATCCTTGATGCTATCAACAGTACAGGTGGCGCATTTAAGAAGCGTGAAGATACTCATAAGATGGCTGAAGCTAATAAGGCTTTCGCTCATTACAGATGGTAA
- the fusA gene encoding elongation factor G translates to MARQVSLEMTRNIGIMAHIDAGKTTTTERILYYTGVNHKIGETHDGAATMDWMVQEQERGVTITSAATTCFWKDHRINIIDTPGHVDFTAEVERSLRVLDGSVTVLCAKGGVEPQSETVWRQADNYHVPRMAYVNKMDIMGADFYRVVQMMKDRLSCNAVPIQLPIGAEDTFRGIVDLVTMKAEVYYNDDGTDIREEEIPEDMKEIAQKYHEQLIDSVAELDDALMEKYFEGEELTIDEIKKTIRKATIANEMVPVTCGTSYRNKGVQLLLNAIVDYMPAPVDIPSIKGVNPDTGEEDVRHSSDDEPFAALAFKIATDPFVGKLCFFRVYSGVVNAGQTVYNASKDKNERLGRILQMHANHRKDIDTVYAGDIAAAVGLKNTTTGDTLCDEKHPIILESMEFPEPVIRVAIEPKTKAGQEKMGIALAKLAEEDPTFKAYTDEETGQTIIAGMGELHLEIIVDRLLREFKVEANIGAPQVAYKETIRSEADVDMKYARQSGGKGQYGHVKIRVSPNPGKGYEFVNSIVGGAIPKEYIPAVDQGIQGAMQSGILANYNVVDCKVELYDGSYHEVDSSEMAFKIAGSMAFKEAMKKADPVLLEPLMKVTVIVPEEYMGDVIGDLNSRRGQIQGMEAVGNAQRINAHVPLSEMFGYATDMRSKTQGRGQYVMEPDTYQEVPKSIAEDIMSKRNKKSED, encoded by the coding sequence GTGGCAAGACAGGTTTCACTTGAAATGACAAGAAATATCGGTATCATGGCTCACATTGATGCCGGTAAAACTACAACTACTGAAAGAATTCTGTACTACACAGGTGTTAACCATAAGATTGGTGAAACACATGATGGTGCTGCTACTATGGACTGGATGGTTCAGGAACAAGAACGTGGTGTAACAATTACATCTGCTGCTACTACATGTTTCTGGAAGGACCACAGAATCAACATCATCGACACACCTGGTCACGTTGACTTCACTGCTGAAGTTGAACGTTCACTTCGTGTACTTGACGGTTCTGTAACAGTACTTTGTGCTAAGGGTGGTGTTGAACCACAGTCAGAAACAGTTTGGAGACAGGCTGATAACTATCATGTTCCAAGAATGGCTTATGTAAATAAGATGGACATTATGGGTGCTGACTTCTACAGAGTTGTTCAGATGATGAAAGACAGACTAAGCTGTAACGCAGTTCCAATTCAGCTACCAATCGGTGCTGAAGATACATTCAGAGGCATTGTTGACCTAGTTACAATGAAGGCTGAAGTATATTACAATGATGACGGTACAGACATTAGAGAAGAAGAAATTCCTGAAGATATGAAGGAAATCGCTCAGAAATACCATGAACAGCTAATTGATTCTGTTGCAGAACTTGATGATGCTCTAATGGAAAAATATTTCGAAGGCGAAGAACTAACAATTGACGAAATTAAGAAGACTATTCGTAAGGCTACTATCGCTAACGAAATGGTACCTGTAACTTGTGGTACTTCATACCGTAACAAGGGTGTTCAGCTACTTCTTAATGCTATCGTTGACTATATGCCAGCTCCTGTTGACATTCCATCAATTAAGGGTGTTAACCCAGACACAGGCGAAGAAGATGTAAGACATTCTTCTGACGATGAACCATTTGCAGCTCTTGCATTTAAGATTGCAACTGACCCATTCGTTGGTAAGCTATGTTTCTTCAGAGTATATTCCGGTGTTGTTAATGCTGGTCAGACAGTTTACAACGCATCAAAGGATAAGAACGAAAGACTTGGTCGTATCCTACAGATGCATGCTAACCATAGAAAAGACATTGATACAGTTTATGCCGGTGATATTGCTGCTGCTGTTGGTCTAAAGAATACTACAACAGGTGATACTCTTTGTGACGAAAAGCACCCTATCATCCTTGAATCAATGGAATTCCCAGAACCTGTTATTAGAGTTGCTATTGAACCTAAGACAAAAGCAGGTCAGGAAAAGATGGGTATTGCTCTTGCAAAACTTGCAGAAGAAGACCCAACATTTAAGGCATATACAGATGAAGAAACAGGCCAGACAATCATTGCCGGTATGGGTGAACTTCATCTAGAAATTATCGTTGACAGACTACTAAGAGAATTCAAGGTAGAAGCTAACATCGGTGCTCCACAGGTTGCTTATAAAGAAACAATCCGTTCTGAAGCAGATGTTGATATGAAGTATGCTCGTCAGTCAGGTGGTAAAGGTCAGTACGGTCATGTTAAGATTCGTGTTTCTCCTAACCCAGGCAAGGGCTACGAATTTGTTAACTCTATCGTTGGTGGTGCTATTCCTAAGGAATACATTCCAGCAGTTGACCAAGGTATCCAGGGTGCTATGCAGTCAGGTATCTTAGCTAACTACAATGTAGTTGACTGTAAGGTTGAACTATATGATGGTTCTTACCATGAAGTTGACTCATCTGAAATGGCATTTAAGATTGCCGGTTCTATGGCTTTCAAGGAAGCTATGAAGAAGGCAGATCCTGTTCTACTTGAACCACTAATGAAGGTTACAGTTATTGTTCCTGAAGAGTATATGGGTGACGTTATCGGTGACCTTAACTCTCGTCGTGGTCAGATTCAGGGTATGGAAGCTGTTGGTAATGCTCAGCGTATCAACGCTCATGTTCCTCTATCTGAAATGTTCGGTTATGCTACTGATATGCGTTCTAAGACTCAGGGCCGTGGTCAGTACGTAATGGAACCAGACACATATCAGGAAGTTCCAAAGTCAATCGCTGAAGACATTATGTCAAAGCGTAATAAGAAGTCTGAAGACTAA
- the tuf gene encoding elongation factor Tu, translating into MAREKFERNKPHVNIGTIGHVDHGKTTLTAAITKVLNLNGEADFVDYANIDKAPEERERGITINTAHVEYETDKRHYAHVDCPGHADYVKNMITGAAQMDGAILVVSAADGPMPQTREHILLSRQVGVPYIVVFMNKTDQVDDPELLELVEMEIRDLLNEYDFPGDDTPIIKGSAYLALTSTSTDTNAPEYKCIHELMDAVDEFIPTPERDSDKPFIMPVEDVFTITGRGTVATGRVERGVINVNDEVEIVGLTDEIRKVVVTGLEMFRKSLDYAECGDNVGALLRGVQRSEIERGQVLAKPGTIHPHKKFSGQVYVLTKDEGGRHTPFFNNYRPQFYFRTTDVTGTITLPEGTEMCMPGDNVEMSVELITPIAIEEGLRFAIREGGRTVGSGAVTSINE; encoded by the coding sequence ATGGCAAGAGAAAAGTTTGAAAGAAATAAGCCACACGTAAACATTGGTACTATCGGTCACGTTGACCATGGTAAAACTACACTTACAGCTGCTATCACAAAGGTTCTTAACCTAAACGGTGAAGCAGACTTCGTTGATTATGCTAATATCGATAAGGCTCCAGAAGAAAGAGAAAGAGGTATTACAATCAACACAGCTCACGTTGAATATGAAACAGATAAGAGACACTATGCTCACGTTGACTGCCCAGGCCATGCTGACTATGTTAAAAACATGATCACTGGTGCTGCTCAGATGGACGGTGCTATCCTTGTTGTTTCTGCTGCTGATGGTCCTATGCCACAGACAAGAGAACACATCCTTCTATCTCGTCAGGTTGGTGTTCCATACATCGTTGTATTCATGAACAAGACTGACCAAGTTGACGATCCTGAACTACTAGAACTAGTAGAAATGGAAATTCGTGACCTACTAAACGAATATGACTTCCCAGGCGATGACACTCCAATCATCAAGGGTTCAGCATATCTTGCTCTAACAAGCACATCAACAGATACAAACGCTCCTGAATACAAGTGTATTCACGAACTAATGGATGCTGTTGACGAATTCATCCCAACTCCAGAAAGAGATTCTGATAAGCCATTCATCATGCCAGTTGAAGACGTATTCACAATCACAGGTCGTGGTACTGTTGCAACAGGTAGAGTTGAAAGAGGCGTTATCAACGTAAATGATGAAGTTGAAATCGTTGGTCTAACAGACGAAATCCGTAAGGTTGTTGTTACAGGTCTTGAAATGTTCAGAAAGTCTCTAGACTATGCTGAATGTGGTGATAACGTTGGTGCACTTCTAAGAGGTGTTCAGAGATCTGAAATCGAAAGAGGTCAGGTTCTTGCAAAGCCAGGTACAATTCACCCACATAAGAAGTTCAGTGGCCAGGTTTACGTTCTAACAAAGGACGAAGGTGGCCGTCATACTCCATTCTTCAACAACTACCGTCCACAGTTCTATTTCAGAACAACAGACGTAACAGGTACAATCACACTTCCAGAAGGTACAGAAATGTGCATGCCTGGTGATAACGTTGAAATGTCAGTTGAACTAATCACTCCTATCGCTATCGAAGAAGGTCTTCGTTTCGCTATCCGTGAAGGTGGTAGAACAGTTGGTTCAGGTGCTGTTACATCTATCAACGAATAA